In one Pseudarthrobacter oxydans genomic region, the following are encoded:
- a CDS encoding CPBP family intramembrane glutamic endopeptidase: protein MAGQPQPGVPLPGVPAGSGNGATAFMRRHPAPAYYLLTFVISWGAVAAIQGVGPVPMGVALTAGPLGPAAAGVLLTWLLHGKAGLRQLGIRLRTWPAGARWYAVALLTGPLVMAATAAAVTWAFPGFYRSFATPGELAIIVLAGVVVGTVVGSLEELGWTGFALPRLRQRFGILSTGLIMGLLWGAWHYPMFAGSADPSGAVPAALVVAVYLFAWLPPYRVLMVWVYERTGSLPLAMAMHAPLSAAAFILSFMAASGTGAGLAILVPSLAWGMAFWAIAAVVLVVKAVRPKN from the coding sequence ATGGCAGGCCAGCCACAGCCCGGAGTCCCGCTGCCAGGGGTACCTGCCGGCAGCGGGAACGGAGCAACAGCGTTCATGCGGCGGCATCCCGCCCCTGCCTACTACCTCCTGACCTTCGTCATCTCCTGGGGCGCCGTAGCTGCCATCCAGGGTGTGGGGCCGGTACCGATGGGGGTCGCGCTAACGGCAGGCCCGCTGGGCCCGGCGGCCGCAGGCGTCCTCCTCACCTGGCTCCTGCACGGAAAAGCCGGCCTGCGGCAGCTCGGAATCCGGCTCCGTACATGGCCGGCCGGTGCACGCTGGTACGCGGTTGCGCTCCTGACCGGACCCCTGGTCATGGCTGCCACTGCGGCTGCTGTCACATGGGCGTTCCCGGGGTTCTACCGGAGCTTTGCCACCCCCGGTGAACTGGCCATCATCGTGCTGGCCGGCGTCGTGGTGGGGACCGTGGTCGGCAGCCTGGAAGAGCTCGGCTGGACAGGCTTTGCGCTTCCCCGGCTCCGGCAGCGGTTCGGCATCCTCTCCACCGGGCTCATCATGGGCCTGCTGTGGGGCGCCTGGCACTACCCCATGTTCGCCGGGAGCGCTGATCCGTCAGGAGCCGTACCCGCCGCCCTGGTGGTGGCCGTGTACCTTTTCGCGTGGCTTCCCCCGTACAGGGTGCTGATGGTGTGGGTGTACGAGCGGACGGGGAGCCTTCCCCTGGCGATGGCGATGCATGCGCCACTTTCGGCGGCCGCTTTCATCCTCTCCTTCATGGCGGCCTCCGGCACTGGAGCCGGCCTTGCCATCCTGGTTCCCTCGCTGGCCTGGGGCATGGCGTTCTGGGCGATCGCCGCCGTCGTCCTGGTGGTCAAAGCCGTCCGCCCGAAAAATTGA
- a CDS encoding SulP family inorganic anion transporter codes for MGRRRLKFPGHLGADIPASLVVFLVALPLSLGIAAASGAPIMAGLIAAAIGGIVAGSVGGSPLQVSGPAAGLTVVVAGLVQEFGWQVTCAITAAAGVVQLLLGFSRVGRAALAVSPVVVKAMLAGIGVTIILQQIHVLLGGQPAGSAVENIVGLPAAITNVELHAALLGLAVVVILLGWKHLPAAVRRIPGPLAAVAAGTALSIAFAPGVGRISLEGSIFDAVALPQLPDDNWRAVAFAVISMALIASIESLLSAVAVDKMHHGPRTNLDRELVGQGAANILSGSLGGLPVTGVIVRSATNVEAGAATRSSAVLHGIWVLAFSAIFAGLIQLIPLAVLAGLLVVIGARLIKIADIRISLRTGDLLIYSVTLLCVVFLNLLEGVMIGLVLAAASVLWRVLRAAVHAHNPVSSSDPWRITVAGSCSFFALPRLSRVLHSVPNGKGVVVELNADYVDHAFREALIAWQRQYEAAGGKVRLEEHGNSLFQDAADRTPKRQDARELPLPPRTSWQSAMPTREGAGEAAGRQAGPLDSLLQGISKYHRRFAHQVRPLVRDLAEGQNPDTLFIACVDSRVNPNLITSSGPGDLLTLRNIGNVVCHEGQDASIDSALAFAVKGLNVDSIVICGHSNCGAMKALVEEANGKGNGVLGAAFDSWLDHARPSYAELLAEHPVALEAAAAGYNEVDQLAMVNVAIQLRKLERHPAVGPELVTGKVQATGLFYDIATARVLLVEPTGIRFLDPARAAAPVCAG; via the coding sequence ATGGGACGGCGCCGCCTGAAGTTCCCTGGCCATCTGGGCGCAGACATCCCGGCGTCACTCGTGGTGTTCCTCGTGGCACTGCCACTTTCCCTTGGTATTGCCGCGGCATCCGGTGCGCCCATCATGGCGGGCCTCATCGCGGCCGCCATCGGCGGCATCGTTGCCGGCAGCGTGGGCGGGTCTCCGCTGCAGGTCAGCGGACCGGCGGCCGGACTCACCGTCGTCGTGGCCGGGCTGGTCCAGGAGTTCGGCTGGCAGGTGACGTGCGCCATCACCGCAGCGGCCGGCGTCGTACAGCTGCTGCTGGGCTTCAGCCGCGTGGGGCGCGCCGCGCTGGCAGTCTCACCGGTGGTAGTGAAGGCGATGCTGGCCGGCATCGGCGTCACGATCATCCTTCAGCAGATCCACGTACTGCTTGGCGGCCAGCCGGCCGGCTCGGCCGTTGAGAACATCGTGGGCTTGCCTGCAGCTATCACCAATGTCGAACTGCACGCAGCCCTCTTGGGACTGGCCGTCGTCGTGATCCTGCTCGGCTGGAAGCACCTCCCCGCGGCGGTGCGCCGTATTCCGGGGCCGCTTGCCGCCGTCGCCGCCGGCACCGCGCTTTCCATCGCCTTCGCTCCCGGGGTGGGACGCATTTCCCTCGAAGGGTCGATCTTCGACGCCGTCGCGCTGCCGCAATTGCCCGACGACAACTGGCGCGCCGTTGCCTTCGCCGTCATCTCAATGGCGCTGATCGCCAGCATTGAATCGCTGCTGTCCGCCGTCGCTGTGGACAAAATGCACCACGGCCCCCGCACCAACCTGGACAGGGAGCTCGTGGGCCAGGGCGCAGCCAACATTCTTTCCGGGTCCTTGGGCGGACTGCCCGTGACCGGCGTCATCGTCCGCAGCGCCACGAACGTGGAAGCCGGCGCCGCCACCCGTTCGTCCGCAGTCCTGCACGGCATCTGGGTCCTTGCCTTCTCCGCCATCTTCGCCGGACTGATCCAGCTCATCCCGCTGGCCGTCCTTGCGGGCCTTCTTGTGGTGATCGGCGCGCGCCTCATCAAAATTGCGGACATCAGGATCAGCCTCCGCACGGGCGACCTCCTGATCTACTCCGTGACCCTCCTCTGTGTCGTCTTCCTGAACCTGCTCGAAGGTGTCATGATCGGCCTCGTGCTGGCGGCGGCGAGCGTGCTTTGGCGTGTGTTGCGGGCGGCGGTCCACGCACACAATCCCGTTTCGTCGTCGGATCCCTGGCGCATCACCGTCGCGGGGTCCTGCAGCTTCTTCGCCCTGCCGCGGCTCAGCCGCGTGCTGCATTCCGTGCCGAACGGCAAGGGGGTTGTGGTGGAGCTGAACGCGGACTACGTTGACCACGCATTCCGCGAGGCGCTGATCGCCTGGCAAAGGCAATACGAGGCGGCCGGCGGAAAGGTCCGCCTTGAGGAACACGGCAACAGCCTGTTCCAGGATGCTGCTGACCGCACGCCCAAGCGCCAGGACGCCAGGGAGCTTCCGCTGCCGCCCAGGACGTCATGGCAGTCCGCCATGCCAACCCGGGAAGGGGCCGGGGAAGCAGCCGGACGGCAGGCCGGGCCGCTGGATTCGCTTCTTCAGGGGATCAGCAAGTACCACCGGCGGTTCGCCCACCAGGTCCGGCCCCTGGTCCGGGATCTGGCAGAGGGCCAGAACCCGGACACCCTGTTTATCGCCTGCGTTGATTCCCGCGTCAACCCCAACCTGATCACCAGCAGCGGCCCGGGCGACCTGCTGACCCTGCGGAACATCGGGAACGTGGTGTGCCACGAGGGCCAGGATGCCTCGATTGACTCGGCCCTGGCCTTCGCCGTCAAGGGCCTGAACGTGGATTCGATCGTGATCTGCGGGCACTCCAACTGCGGTGCCATGAAGGCGCTGGTCGAGGAGGCCAACGGCAAGGGGAATGGTGTTTTGGGGGCGGCCTTCGATTCCTGGCTGGACCACGCGAGGCCCAGCTACGCCGAGCTTCTCGCGGAGCATCCGGTTGCATTGGAAGCTGCAGCCGCAGGCTACAACGAGGTGGACCAGCTGGCCATGGTGAACGTTGCCATTCAGCTGCGCAAGCTGGAACGCCATCCGGCGGTTGGCCCGGAACTCGTTACCGGCAAAGTGCAGGCAACAGGGCTGTTCTATGACATCGCCACGGCGCGGGTGCTACTGGTGGAACCCACCGGCATCCGGTTCCTGGACCCGGCCCGGGCCGCCGCCCCGGTGTGTGCCGGGTGA
- a CDS encoding COX15/CtaA family protein, producing the protein MSTAFRLPEFAGRLAARLPRTVDTSVRRLAVASLIGQTLLVVTGGAVRLTSSGLGCPTWPRCTDSSLVNTPEMGIHGFIEFGNRLLTFALAAVAALMLVYLWNLRKERRDLFLLALGLLASIPAQAVIGGITVLTNLNPWVVGLHFLVSMALVVFATLLVNRAFGRTGRFRTVPLAVLPGAMRPVTAAVALFSALAVMLGVVVTGAGPHAGDADAPRNGLDWDLFSHIHAVPAYLVTAGTLVALALVLLRRITGPIRTAVLGLLGVTVLQAVIGFTQYYNGIPALLVAAHMLGAALLMVASTNAWDLAKASPVE; encoded by the coding sequence GTGAGCACCGCCTTCCGCCTTCCTGAGTTCGCCGGCCGCCTGGCGGCGCGGCTGCCCCGCACTGTGGACACCAGCGTCCGCCGACTGGCCGTAGCTTCCCTGATCGGGCAGACCCTGCTGGTAGTCACCGGTGGCGCCGTACGGCTGACCTCGTCCGGCCTGGGCTGCCCCACCTGGCCCCGCTGCACTGACAGCTCCCTGGTGAACACCCCCGAGATGGGCATCCACGGCTTCATCGAATTCGGCAACCGCCTCCTCACCTTCGCCCTGGCCGCCGTCGCCGCTTTGATGCTGGTTTACCTGTGGAACCTCCGCAAGGAGCGGCGCGACCTTTTCCTGCTGGCACTGGGCCTCCTGGCCAGCATCCCCGCCCAGGCCGTGATCGGCGGCATCACCGTCCTCACCAACCTGAACCCCTGGGTAGTCGGACTTCATTTCCTGGTATCCATGGCGCTGGTGGTGTTCGCCACGCTTCTGGTCAACCGGGCATTCGGCCGGACCGGCCGGTTCCGGACCGTTCCCCTCGCCGTCCTGCCCGGGGCCATGCGCCCGGTGACCGCCGCCGTCGCGCTTTTTTCCGCCCTCGCGGTCATGCTGGGCGTGGTGGTAACGGGAGCCGGCCCCCACGCCGGCGACGCGGACGCTCCGCGCAATGGGCTCGACTGGGACCTGTTCTCCCACATCCACGCCGTGCCGGCTTACCTGGTGACCGCAGGAACCCTGGTTGCGCTTGCGCTGGTGCTGCTGCGACGGATCACAGGCCCCATCCGAACGGCAGTCCTGGGACTCCTTGGCGTGACAGTCCTCCAGGCCGTCATCGGCTTCACCCAGTACTACAACGGCATCCCGGCCCTGCTGGTGGCCGCCCACATGCTGGGGGCCGCGCTGCTGATGGTTGCCTCCACGAACGCCTGGGATCTCGCAAAAGCAAGTCCGGTGGAATAA